A portion of the Chondrinema litorale genome contains these proteins:
- a CDS encoding OmpA family protein, protein MKSLKNFIYCTLLLLTLSFGVNAQVINPVKSLVKKADKYFDRGSYGVAAEIYLEALEKDEDDNEIQLKLAECYRLLNQPEDAEYMYRHFMDNSNFIDSQNPIYKYYFGLILEQNGKYSEAREWFEVYKEKKPDDQRVLTKLESIENISIHFQDSSKYEVSVLRLNSYKEDFAPRIYRNGVVFVSDRRPPYIEDGIYNPDSVYYRELYFSEILEDGTHASPKLFYPELNSGYHKGPIAFYNNEKSLVYTRSSKSGMSVDKFSMYFVQQAVDKDEWIDRNAFAFNGKNNNFNVMHPTLNEQGTVLYFASDMPGGFGETDIYKSTLDENGKWSIPENMGAIINTAESESFPFITNDNKLYFTSNGHGGLGGLDIYEINLSAEQQKVVNLGFPINSNKNDFAITFDERGYKGYFSSTRDHGEGGSDIYSFTKNIYTNGQISDQSSGKAIENAYVIFAEKNTGKIIGNVTDSEGKYRAQLDIDGSYIVTIMKDGYITKSGPKVSTFGSFDKIISKDHNFNISKEDIISKGYVYDKSTGSTVSGAFVTLYDSKALKEYIIQTLSDGSYIFKLEPENLYTLRIDVPGYFTQKTDIDTFEEGKVKFIHDFSMKKVTPNVPLLLENTTYNANKGDIAPETEDELDGLAMYLKANPKMLVEIRVHSDGIGSASNNRQITEDRASYIRYHLIKKGVNALRINTAGLGDQYLLNNCIEEKDCDEAEHKINRRVEVKFTVVSTEEETAPPPSNGW, encoded by the coding sequence ATGAAGAGTCTAAAAAATTTCATCTATTGTACGCTTTTACTACTCACATTGAGTTTTGGTGTGAATGCTCAAGTTATCAACCCTGTTAAATCTTTAGTTAAAAAGGCAGATAAATATTTCGATAGGGGATCTTACGGCGTTGCTGCCGAAATATATCTTGAAGCTTTAGAAAAAGACGAAGATGACAATGAAATTCAATTGAAACTTGCAGAGTGCTATCGTTTATTAAATCAGCCAGAAGATGCTGAGTACATGTACAGGCACTTTATGGATAACTCTAATTTTATAGATAGTCAGAACCCTATATATAAATATTATTTTGGACTGATACTAGAACAAAACGGAAAGTATAGCGAAGCAAGAGAATGGTTCGAAGTGTACAAAGAAAAGAAACCAGATGATCAAAGAGTGTTAACTAAATTAGAAAGTATTGAAAACATTTCTATACACTTTCAAGACTCATCTAAATACGAAGTCTCTGTACTTAGATTAAACTCTTATAAAGAAGATTTCGCTCCTCGCATTTACAGGAACGGAGTAGTTTTCGTCTCAGACAGAAGACCACCTTACATTGAAGACGGAATCTACAACCCAGACAGTGTATATTACAGAGAGTTATATTTTAGTGAAATTCTTGAAGACGGCACCCATGCCAGTCCTAAATTATTTTATCCAGAATTAAATTCAGGTTATCACAAAGGGCCTATTGCATTCTATAACAATGAAAAAAGTTTGGTTTACACAAGGTCTTCAAAATCTGGAATGAGTGTAGATAAATTTAGTATGTATTTCGTGCAGCAGGCTGTTGATAAAGATGAGTGGATTGATAGAAATGCTTTTGCTTTTAATGGCAAAAACAACAATTTCAATGTAATGCATCCAACGCTTAATGAACAAGGTACAGTTTTATATTTTGCGTCTGATATGCCAGGTGGATTCGGAGAAACAGATATTTATAAGTCAACATTAGATGAAAATGGCAAATGGTCTATTCCTGAAAACATGGGAGCAATTATAAATACTGCTGAATCTGAATCATTTCCATTTATTACGAATGATAACAAGCTGTATTTTACATCAAATGGCCACGGTGGTTTAGGAGGGTTAGATATTTATGAAATTAACTTATCAGCAGAACAACAAAAGGTAGTTAACCTTGGCTTCCCTATTAATAGTAACAAAAATGATTTTGCTATCACTTTTGATGAAAGGGGTTACAAAGGTTATTTTAGTTCTACCAGAGACCATGGCGAAGGAGGCTCAGATATTTATAGCTTCACTAAAAACATTTATACAAATGGCCAAATTTCTGATCAAAGTTCTGGTAAAGCCATAGAAAATGCTTACGTAATTTTTGCTGAAAAAAATACAGGTAAAATAATCGGAAATGTAACAGACTCAGAAGGTAAATATCGCGCTCAATTAGATATTGATGGGTCATACATAGTTACTATAATGAAAGATGGTTACATAACTAAATCTGGCCCTAAAGTTTCTACATTTGGTTCTTTTGATAAAATCATAAGTAAAGACCATAACTTTAACATTTCTAAAGAAGATATTATTAGTAAGGGTTATGTATATGATAAAAGTACTGGTTCTACCGTAAGTGGAGCTTTTGTTACACTGTATGATTCAAAAGCTTTAAAAGAATATATAATTCAAACTTTGTCAGACGGAAGCTACATATTCAAATTAGAGCCAGAGAACTTATATACCTTAAGAATTGATGTTCCAGGATACTTTACACAAAAAACAGATATTGATACTTTTGAAGAAGGAAAAGTAAAATTCATTCATGATTTTAGCATGAAAAAAGTCACTCCAAATGTGCCATTATTATTAGAAAATACAACTTACAATGCTAATAAAGGTGATATTGCTCCAGAAACCGAAGATGAACTAGACGGACTGGCAATGTATTTAAAGGCAAATCCTAAAATGTTAGTTGAGATAAGAGTACATTCTGATGGCATTGGTTCAGCATCTAACAATAGACAAATTACAGAAGACAGAGCTTCTTATATCAGATATCACCTAATTAAAAAAGGAGTTAATGCATTAAGAATTAACACAGCTGGATTAGGAGATCAATACCTTTTAAACAATTGTATTGAAGAAAAAGACTGTGATGAAGCAGAACATAAAATTAATCGTAGAGTTGAAGTAAAATTCACTGTAGTATCTACTGAAGAAGAAACTGCTCCACCTCCAAGTAATGGATGGTAA
- a CDS encoding PorP/SprF family type IX secretion system membrane protein yields the protein MVIKFNKLKTLIALVFLITSGYLKVSAQQQILQTQYMFNGLSINPAYAGSHEALSLTALYRSQWAGYNEGAPYSYSLSGHMPINRTRIAIGAMAFNESLGEKQEMGFQMAYAYRIPLSDGILSMGLQAGVINAKLNANYYLFNPDDPNFPTGEISSFMPTFGAGLYYSSDNLVLGFSIPNLGIYNNGEGENQVVSIEEIRHYIFSAGYIFDLNNDLKLKPSLLTRYKEGQGVEIDLNTTLVINETFWLGASYRHLNSINFLSQIQLTNQLQFGYSYDFPINSEINQVSSGSHEIMLNYRFRIFSGGDSAPSPGFF from the coding sequence ATGGTTATTAAATTTAATAAACTAAAAACATTAATTGCACTGGTATTCTTGATAACCTCAGGTTATTTAAAAGTATCTGCACAACAACAAATTCTTCAGACTCAGTATATGTTTAATGGCCTATCCATTAACCCTGCATATGCTGGTTCTCACGAAGCATTAAGCCTTACTGCACTTTATAGATCTCAATGGGCTGGCTACAACGAGGGGGCTCCTTACTCCTATTCTTTATCTGGCCACATGCCTATAAACAGAACAAGAATCGCGATTGGTGCAATGGCTTTTAATGAGAGTTTAGGAGAGAAACAAGAAATGGGATTTCAAATGGCATATGCCTACAGAATTCCATTAAGCGATGGAATTCTTTCTATGGGTTTACAAGCAGGTGTGATCAATGCAAAACTTAATGCTAATTACTATCTGTTTAACCCAGATGACCCAAATTTTCCTACAGGAGAAATTTCTAGCTTTATGCCTACATTTGGTGCAGGTCTATATTATAGTAGCGATAATCTTGTACTTGGCTTTTCAATCCCTAACCTAGGTATTTATAACAATGGCGAAGGCGAAAATCAAGTAGTATCGATAGAAGAAATAAGACACTACATTTTCTCAGCAGGATACATCTTCGACTTAAACAACGACCTAAAACTTAAACCTTCTTTACTTACCAGATACAAAGAAGGGCAAGGTGTTGAGATAGACTTAAATACAACTTTAGTTATAAATGAAACATTTTGGTTGGGCGCATCTTACAGACATTTGAATTCTATAAACTTTTTAAGTCAAATTCAATTAACTAACCAATTGCAATTCGGATATTCTTACGATTTCCCTATAAACAGTGAAATTAATCAGGTAAGCTCAGGGTCGCACGAGATTATGCTAAACTACAGATTTAGAATATTTAGTGGTGGAGATTCAGCTCCATCGCCAGGTTTTTTCTAA